The genomic region CTAGCCCGGTCGAGTAATGCCTGGTCGATCGTGACGGTGATCCTGCCCTTCGACATGTGTGCATGATAGTACACACACTGCCTCTCGCCAGGCCTATGCGCCACGCCCGCCCCGGCACCCGAGCAGTGCGCGCCGACGTGCCGAACTACGGCGCCCGTAGCCGGCGGCCGCCGAGCCCCCCGGGCGGTGAAGTCACCGGCTCTCCGAACATTCCATCGCGCTGGCCACGCGCTGGCCCCGGCGGCGCGGCGAGCCGGCAGGGAGAATCGAATCATTCGGTGTGGGCAGGCACGCGAGCCACGCGATCACTGAGCGTGCCCGAGCAAGGAACCTGTCCGGGATGCGGCCAGCCGATGGAGCACGGCTTTATCGAGGGGCGAGATCTGGGTTGGGGCGAAGTCGAAGCGCGGCGGCGGCATCCGGTCAGCGCTGGACGGAATCGAATCGGGGGGCGAGATGTCCACACAACCCGTCCCGCCTCGGGCCGCCGACAGCCTGGAGTTGCCCGTGGAGGAGCTGCTCCGGCGGGCACGGCCGCTGCCGCCGCAAGAGGAGATGGTGATCGACGATCTCAGCGAGGAAGAGGGCGCCGCCTTCCTCGCCGCGCTGGAGGCGTGACCGCGCAGCTACGGCGGGGCCCGGTTGTCATCGACACCGACGTGTACGGCGCCGATCTCGTGCCGGGCTCGGCGCTGGCGGTGATCTACGAGCCCATCATCGCCGGGCGGCCGGCGTTCATCTCGTTCCAGACGTCCGCCGAGCTCCGCTACGGGGCGCTCCGACGGAACTGGGGTGCAGCGCGCATGCGGAAGCTCGCAGCGAGGATCGCCGAAGCGGAGACGGTCCACTCCGGGCCCGAACTGGTCGCCGTGTACGCCCACTCCGCGTCGACTGCGAACGGATCGGCCACGCGCTCGGCCAGCGCGACCACGACGCGGACCGCTGGATCGCAGCCACCGCCCTCCGGCTCGGCGTCCCGCTCGTCTCCAACGACCAGATCTTCGAGAACGTCCCGGGCCTGGTGTTCGAGTCGGCGACCCGGAGGTGACCGGCATCGAGTCCGCCCCGTGTCGTGCCCGCTGCGTGCCCGGCACGTGCCCGTAGCGAACGGAAATCCCGGATTCTCACGGTCACCGGCGGACAAACTCCAGGGGCACCTGCACCCCCTCTGAGCTGGGGTTTTGGGCCTCCCTGGTGGTGGGGCTAAGTGGAGTCGAACCACTGACCTCAGCATTATCAGTGCTGCGCTCTAACCAGCTGAGCTATAGCCCCGAGGGAGGACGACGTTACACCGCCCGGGCTCAGACGGTGCTGCGAGCGGGCTCCTCCTCGAGCACCACGACCTCGATCCCGCCCACCACGTCCGACGTCAGGTTGTAGAGCACCGCCATCAAGACGTTGGCCCCGGCGCCCAGGAGTACGAGGACGCCGCCGCCGATCATCGTCGAGCGGAAGATCAGGCCACCGTTGATCCGGAACGACTCCAGGGCGAACAGCTCCTTGACGAAGCGCTCGACGTTGTCGATCACGCCCGTGGTCGACGCCGCCGCCCACAGCAGGAAGCCGGCGACCAGCGCCACCACCAGCATGCAGACGTAGAACAGCAGCGAGAAGCGCAGCACCGTCCACGGGTCGACGCGGCGGATCACCCGGCGGACCCGTCTCCCCTGCGCCACCCGCTCACGGTAGCCGCCGCTCCGGTGGCGGACAGAGCTCGAAGTGGGTGGGGTGGGTCTCGGGGTACGGCCGGCACAAACCGGCCCCGGTGGCGACCGGGAGGAGCGCCGGCACGAACGACGGAGGGACGTCGAAGGCCAGGCCCCGTGCGTGACGGGCGGCGCTGTCGCCCGGGGCCGGTCCCCCCGGAGCCGGCGGAACGGTCGGGACGGGCCGGCCGGCCAGCTGGGCGGCCCGGGCCAGGGCGGCCCGGAGGGCGGGCGCCGCGACGCCCTGGTCGGCGCCGCTGCTGCTCCTACGCGCCCGGGCCGACGCGACAGCGCCACCACCCAACGAGACCGAGGCGCGGGTGTCGGCGCCTGCGGTCTCCACCCGGGTGAGGCGGGCGCCGTTGGCCTCGGCCGCCGCCGCCGCCGCGTCGGCACCGGCCGCTGCCCCGGCCAGGGCGGCCGCGTCGGCCGCGGTGGCGGCCTGCGCCTCCTCCACGGCCCGGCCGCCCACCCTCCCGGCGGCCAGCGACACCATGCCGGCCACCACGATCACCACCGTCAGCAGGGGCAGGACCTGCCCGTGCTCGCGCCTGTGCATCCCGACTCCTCGTTGCTCGTCCGCGCTGGAGGGGGAAGAGGCGACCGGCAGAGCCGGCCCGGTCAGATGCCGGCCGGCTCACTCTCGTCGGCGGCCAGGATGGGGGCGACGGACGCCACCGTGGCGCCGGCGTCGAGGTTCATGATCCGCACCCCGGTGGCGTCCCGGCCCTGCGACGGGATGCCCCGCACCGGGATGCGCATGGTGACGCCGGCCGAGGAGACGGCCATGATCTCGTCGTCGAGGCCGACCATGAAGGCGCTCACCACGTAGCCGCGACGGGCGGTGAGCTTGATGCCCTTCACACCCATAGTGCCCCGGCCCTTCCTGGGGAACTTGTCGAGCTGCGTGCGCTTGCCGAAGCCGGCGTCGGTCACGAGGAGGATGGCGGCGTCGTCCCGGGCCACGTCGCACGACACGACCTCGTCGCCGTCCCGCAGGCGCATGCCGATCACGCCCTGGGCGGCGCGGCCGGTGGCCCGCACCTCGTCCTCGGCGAAGCGGATGGTGAGCCCGTGGCGGGTGACCATGAACAGGTCGTCGGCGCCCGACGTGCGGATCACCCGCACCAGCTCGTCGCCCTCCTTGAGGTTGATGGCGATGAACCCGTCCCGGCGGGACTTGTCGTACTCCGAGAAGGTCGTCTTCTTCACCTGGCCCAGGCGGGTGGCGAAGACCAGGAACTCGTCGTCGCCGAACTCCCGGGTGTCGATGATGGCCTGGATGTGCTCGCCGGTGTTCAGCGGCAGGAGGTTCACGATGGCGGTGCCCCGCGCCGTGCGCTCCTTCATGGGCACCTCGTGGGCCTTCAGCCGGTACACCTTCCCCTGGTTGGAGAAGAAGAGCAGGTAGGCGTGGGCCGTGGTGTGGATGACGGTGTTGACGAGGTCCTGCTCCTTGAGGCGGGCGCCCTGGATCCCACGGCCGCCCCGCCCCTGGGTGCGGAACGCCCCCGCCGCGACGGTCTTGATGTAACCGGCCCGGGTCATGGTGACCACGAGGGGCTCGTCCTCGATGAGGTCCTCGACGCCGATGTCACCCGGGTCGAAGGTGATCTCGGCCCGGCGGCCGGTGGCGAACTTCTCCCGGATCTCCCCCAGCTCGCTCTTGATGACGCCGCGCAGGCGGTCGGGGTCGGCGAGGATCGCCTCCAGCTCGGCGATGGTCTCCCGCAGCTTGGCCATCTCGTCCTCGAGCTCCTGGCGGCCCAGGCGGGTGAGCCGCCCCAGGGTCATGTCGAGGATGTGGTTGGCCTGGACCTCGCTGAACCGGAACGGCTCGGCCATGAGCCCGGTGCGGGCGGCCGAGCGGTCGGCCGACCCCCGGATGAGGGCGATGATGGCGTCGATGGCGTCCAGCGCCTTGAGGAGGCCCTCGACGATGTGGGCCCGGTCCTGGGCCTTGCGCAGCCGGAACTGCGAGCGGCGGGTGATGACCTCGACCTGGTGGTCGATGTAGGCGCGGAGCATCTGCGCCAGGTTCAGCGTGCGGGGGATGCCGTCGACCAGGGCGACCATGTTCACCCCGAAGCTCGTCTGCAGCGGGGTGTGCTTGAACAGGTTGTTGAGCACGACGTGGGGGTTGGCGTCGCGCTTGAGGGGGATGACGACCTTGGTCTCCAGCCCGGCCGAGAGGTTCTGCACGTCCCGGATGCCCTCGATCTCGCGCGCGTTGACGAGCTCGGCGATGCGCTGCTCGATCGCCGCCACCGAGGCCTGGTACGGCAGTTCGCTGACCACGATCGAGTGGCCCGACTTGGTCTCCTTGATCTCCGCCCGGGCCCGCATGCGGATGCTGCCGCGGCCGGTGCGGTACGCGTCGAGGATCCCGGCCCGCCCGAGGATGAATGCCCCGGTGGGGAAGTCGGGGCCCTTGACGAAGTGCATGAGGTCGTCGGGCGTGGACTCGGGATGGTCGATCAGGTGGACGGTGGCGTCGATGACCTCACCGAGGTTGTGGGGCGGGATGTTGGTGGCCATCCCCACGGCGATGCCCTGGCTGCCGTTGACCAACAGGTTGGGGAACCGCGACGGCAGGACGACGGGCTCCACGAACTCGTTGGTGTACTGGGGGACGAAGTCGACGGTGTCCTCGTCGATCCCGGCCAGCATGAAGGTGGCCAGCGGCGACAGCCGGCACTCGGTGTAGCGCTCGGCCGCCGGCGGGAAGTCGGGCGAGCCGTAGTTGCCGTGGAAGTCGACCAGCGGGTTGCGCAGGCTGAACGGCTGGGCCATGCGCACCAGGGCCTCGTAGATGGCCTGCTGGTTGTGGGGGTGAAACTTCCCCATCACCTCTCCGGTGACCCGGGCGCACTTCATGAACGGCCGGTCGGGCCGCAGGCCCAACTCGTGCATGCCGTAGAGGATCCGCCGGTGCACCGGCTTGAACCCGTCACGCGCGTCGGGCAGCGCCCGCTGCGTGATCATCGACATGGCGTACTCCAGGAAGGAGCGCTCCATCTCCTCCTGGATCTCGACGGGCTCGATCCCCCCCAGCCCGTCGTCGCCCGAACCGATCATCACATCAGTCACGCCAGAACCTCGGAGAGAAGGGGCGAGGACCGTTCCGGCGGCAAGAACGGGCGGATACCGCCCCGTTTTGCCGCCAGAGCCGGAGAAGAGCGTCACCACGGGGAGGGCGGGGCGGGGCGGTATAGCGGGAGCGGGCGCCAGGGCACCCGGCAACGGGACGCCGCCGCAGGCGGCCGCCCTGGCTGGGCGCCACCACCGCCGGCCCAGCCGGCGGTGCGAGAACCCGAGCGCGGAGGCGGACGGGCTCCGCCCGTCCGCCGGAGCACCGTCGAGCTCGGTGAGCAGGCTCTGCTTGCGAACCGAAACTAGATGTCAAGGAACCGCACGTCCTTGGCATTGGTGACGATGAACTGCTTGCGCAGCGGCACGTCGTCGCCCATGAGGACCGAGAAGATGTCGTCGGCGATGGCGGCCTGCTCCACGGTGACC from Acidimicrobiales bacterium harbors:
- the gyrA gene encoding DNA gyrase subunit A, which produces MTDVMIGSGDDGLGGIEPVEIQEEMERSFLEYAMSMITQRALPDARDGFKPVHRRILYGMHELGLRPDRPFMKCARVTGEVMGKFHPHNQQAIYEALVRMAQPFSLRNPLVDFHGNYGSPDFPPAAERYTECRLSPLATFMLAGIDEDTVDFVPQYTNEFVEPVVLPSRFPNLLVNGSQGIAVGMATNIPPHNLGEVIDATVHLIDHPESTPDDLMHFVKGPDFPTGAFILGRAGILDAYRTGRGSIRMRARAEIKETKSGHSIVVSELPYQASVAAIEQRIAELVNAREIEGIRDVQNLSAGLETKVVIPLKRDANPHVVLNNLFKHTPLQTSFGVNMVALVDGIPRTLNLAQMLRAYIDHQVEVITRRSQFRLRKAQDRAHIVEGLLKALDAIDAIIALIRGSADRSAARTGLMAEPFRFSEVQANHILDMTLGRLTRLGRQELEDEMAKLRETIAELEAILADPDRLRGVIKSELGEIREKFATGRRAEITFDPGDIGVEDLIEDEPLVVTMTRAGYIKTVAAGAFRTQGRGGRGIQGARLKEQDLVNTVIHTTAHAYLLFFSNQGKVYRLKAHEVPMKERTARGTAIVNLLPLNTGEHIQAIIDTREFGDDEFLVFATRLGQVKKTTFSEYDKSRRDGFIAINLKEGDELVRVIRTSGADDLFMVTRHGLTIRFAEDEVRATGRAAQGVIGMRLRDGDEVVSCDVARDDAAILLVTDAGFGKRTQLDKFPRKGRGTMGVKGIKLTARRGYVVSAFMVGLDDEIMAVSSAGVTMRIPVRGIPSQGRDATGVRIMNLDAGATVASVAPILAADESEPAGI
- a CDS encoding DUF3566 domain-containing protein, with the protein product MAQGRRVRRVIRRVDPWTVLRFSLLFYVCMLVVALVAGFLLWAAASTTGVIDNVERFVKELFALESFRINGGLIFRSTMIGGGVLVLLGAGANVLMAVLYNLTSDVVGGIEVVVLEEEPARSTV